The region CGGCCCGGTCCAGCCCCCGCGAGCGCAGCCACGCCAGGTCGGCCAGGGTGGCGCGGGTGCCGGGCAGCACCACCAGGTCGGCGTCGGAGAGGTCGCGCGGACCCGACGCGAACACCACGTCCAGGTCCGGCTCCAGGCCGAGCGCGTCCACGTCGGTGAAGTTGCTGATGCGGGGCAGGCGCACCACCGCCACCCGCCGCACCCGGTCCCCGTCCGCGCGCCGGCCCTCCAGGTCCAGGGCGTCCTCGGAGTCCAGCCACAGCCCGGGATCCCACGGCAGGACGCCGTAGACGCGCCGTCCCGTGCGCCGCTCCAGGTCCGCCAGTCCCGGTTCGAGGAGCGCGGGGTCGCCCCGGAACTTGTTGACGACGAAACCCGCGACCAGGTCGCGGTCCGCCCGCTCCAGCAGCGCCACCGTGCCGTACAGGGCGGCGAACACCCCGCCCCGGTCGATGTCGCCCACGACCACCGCGGGCAGGTCCGCGTGCCGGGCCAGCCCCATGTTGACGTAGTCGCCCGCCCGGAGGTTGGTCTCGGCGGGGCTGCCCGCGCCCTCGGCGACGACGACGTCGTACCTGGACGCGAGGTCGTCGAAGGCGGCGTGCGCCGCCTCGGCCAGGTGGCGGCGGCCCGCCTCCCAGTCCGCGGAGGACACCTCGCCCGCCGGATGGCCCATCAGCACCACGTGGCTGCGCCGGTCGCCGCCGGGTTTGAGCAGCACCGGGTTCATGGCGGGCTCCGGTTCGGCGCGCGCGGCCAGCGCCTGCACCCACTGCGCCCGGCCGATCTCCGCCGCCCGCCCGTCCGGGCCCCGGCAGACCATGGAGTTGTTGGACATGTTCTGCGCCTTGTACGGGGCGACCCGCACGCCGCGGCGCGCGAAGGCCCGGCACAGGCCGGTGGTGACCACGCTCTTGCCCGCGTCGGAGGTGGTCCCGGCGACGAGCACCCCTCCCACCCGTCGCCCGCCACCGTCCGACGCGGGCGCTTCGCGCCGTCCCGGACTTCCGCCCTCAGCGGTGGCCTTCGGCCCGGTGCTCATCGCGGCCTCCGCAGCAGCGCGGTGTCCATGACCCATCCCGCCTTCCCCCGGGCCCGCAGCCGGGCCTCCTCGATCTCGGGCAGCACGTCGCCGACCCGTCCCGCGACCAGTTCCTCGGTCTCGGTGCCCAGGTTGGCACCCCACCACACGGACCAGTCCGCCAGGCCGTCGAACCCGTGCCGCCCGGACAGCATGACGACGATGTCGCGGTGGCCCGCGGCCACCGCCTCCCCCAGGCGGCGGGCCGGGGTGACGTGGACCGGGTCGCCCACCCCGTGCAGCACGATCCGGTGCCGCGCGGCGAGCAGCTGCGGGGCGCTGATCCCCGGCAGCACGTCGTACTCCACCGGCACGGCGCCCCGCGCGGCCACGGCCTCCACGATCCGCAGCGTCGAGTCGTACAGGGAGGGGTCCCCCCAGACCAGGAACGCCGCCGTCCCGCCGCGCTCGCCCAGCACCCGCTCGTAGGCGCGCACCCGGGCCTCGTGCCAGGCGGCCACGGCCCCCTTGTAGTCCCCGGAGCCGCGGTCCCGCACGGGGTCGGGCACCTCCACCAGCGGGACGCCGTACGCCGCGCAGACCGCCCGCCGCAGCGCCAGCAGCCCGTCGTCGTCGCCCTTGCGGGCGGCGACCGCGTAGTCGCACCCCCGCAGGGCGTCGGCCGCCTCCCCGGTGAGCTGGCGGGGACCCGTACCGATCCCCAGGATCCGCACCCTCACTCGGCCCGCTCCTCCAGGTCGCCCTCGACCTCCAGGTACACCTCGGTCAGCGCCTGGAGGGTCGCGGGGTCCGGCTCCGCCCACAGGCCGCGCCGCGCCGCCTCGTGCAACCGCTCCACGATGCCGTGCAGCGCCCACGGGTTGGACGCGCGCAGGAACTCCTGCGTGGTCCCGTCGAGCACGTACTCCGCCGCGAGCCGCTCGTACATCCAGTCGTGGACGACCCCGGCCGTGGCGTCGAACCCGAAGAGGTAGTCGACCGTGGCGGCCAGCTCGAACGCGCCCTTGTAGCCGTGCCCCCGCATCGCGGCGATCCAGCGGGGGTTCACCACCCGGGCCCGGAACACGCGGGCCGTCTCCTCCGACAGCGTGCGGGTGCGCACCGCGTCGGGCGAGGTGGAGTCGCCCACGTACGCCCGGGGGTCGGAGCCGGTGAGCGCGCGCACGGTGGCGATCATGCCGCCGTGGTACTGGAAGTAGTCGTCGGAGTCGGCGATGTCGTGCTCGGCGCTGTCGACGTTCTTGGCCGCCACCTTGATCCGCCGGTAGTTGGCGCGCATGTCGTCGGCGGCCGGGACCCCGTCGAGCCCGCGGCCGTAGGCGAAACCGCCCCAGGCGGTGTACACCTCGGCCAGGTCGCGGTCGTCGCGCCAGTTGCCCGACTCCACCACCTGGAGGATGCCCGCCCCGTAGGACCCGGGCGCGGAGCCGAAGATCCGGGTGGTGGCCCGCCGCAGGTCCCCGTGCGACTCCAGGTCGGCCAGGGCGTGCGCGCGCACGAAGTTGAGCTCGGCCGGCTCGTCGAGCCCGGCCACCAGCGCCACGGCGTCGTCCATCATGGCGACCACGTGCGGGAAGGCGTCCCGGAAGAAGCCGGAGATGCGCACCGTGACGTCGATCCGCGGCCGCCCCAGCTCCTCCGCGGGCACCACGTCCAGCCGCGCGACCCGGCGTGACGCCTCGTCCCACTCGGGCCGCACCCCCAGCAGGGCCAGAACCTCGGCCACGTCGTCGCCGGACGTGCGCATCGCCGAGGTGCCCCACACCGACAGGCCCACCGACTCCGGGTAGGTCCCCGTCTCCTCCAGGTGGCGGCGCAGCAGCGACTCGGCCATGGCCTGGCCGGTCTGCCAGGCGAGCCGCGACGGCACCGCGCGGGGGTCCACGGTGTAGAAGTTGCGCCCGGTCGGCAGGACGTTGACCAGGCCCCGCAGGGGCGACCCGGACGGCCCCGCCGGGACGAACCCGCCCGCCAGGGCGTGCAGGACGTGGTCCATCTCGTCGGTGGTGCGGGCCAGGCGCGGGACGACCTGCGCGGCGGCGAACTCCAGCACGGCGCGCACCCGGTCGTCGTCGTGCAGGCCCGGCACCGCGGCCGGGTCCCAGCCCGCGGCCTCCATGCGCTCCACCAGGGCGCGGGCGGCCGCCTCCACCGCGTCGACCTCGGCGGTCGGCGCGCCCTCCTTCAGGCCCAGCGCCGCGCGCAGCCCCGGCACGGCCCCGCCCACCCCGCCCCACACCTGGGCCGCGCGCAGCACGGACAGGACCAGGTCCACCCGTGTCGCGCCCTCGGGGGCGGCGCCCAGCACGTGGAGGCCGTCGCGGATCCGGGTGTCCTTGATCTCGCACAGCCAGCCGTCGACGTGCAGCAGGAAGTCGTCGAACTCCTCGTCGCCGGGGCGATCGGCCAGGCCCAGGTCGCGGTGCATCTCCGCGGCCCGCATCAGCGCCCAGATCTCGCCGCGGACCGCGGGCAGCTTCGCCGGGTCCATGGCGGCGATGTTGGCGTGCTCGTCCAGCAGCTGCTCCAGGCGGGCGATGTCGCCGTAGGTCTCCGCGCGCGCCATCGGCGGGATCAGGTGGTCCACGACCGTGGCGTGGGCGCGCCGCTTGGCCTGGGCCCCCTCGCCCGGGTCGTTGACCAGGAACGGGTAGACCAGCGGCAGGTCGCCCAGGGCCGCGTCGGTGGCGCAGGCCGCGGACAGGGCGGCGTTCTTGCCCGGCAGCCACTCCAGCGAGCCGTGCTTGCCCAGGTGGACGACCGCGTGGGCGCCGAACCCGTGCTCCAGCCACCGGTAGGCGGCCAGGTAGTGGTGGCTGGGCGGCAGTTCCGGGTCGTGGTAGATCGCGATGGGGTTCTCTCCGAACCCGCGCGGCGGCTGCACCAGGACGACGACGTTGCCCGCGCGCAGGGCGGCGAGCACGATCTCGCCGTCGTCGTTGACGTAGAGGTTCCCCGGGGCGGGCCCCCAGGCCCCGGCCACCGCCTCCCGCAGCTCGGCGGGCAGGTCCCGGGTCCACTCGGCGTACTCGCGGGCGGTGATGCGCACGTGGGCGTCGGTGAGCTGGCCGGAGGTCAGCCACTCCTCGTCCTGGCCGCCCGCGGCGATCAGGGCGTGGACGAGCGCGTCGCCCGCCCGCACCTCGTCGGGCAGGTCCAGGCTGGGCAGGTCCCCGGGCCCGCCGAGGTCGTAGCCCTCCTCGCGCAGCCGCCGCAGCAGGCGGACCAGGGACCGGGGCGTGTCCAGGCCGACCGCGTTGCCGATCCGCGCGTGCTTGGTGGGGTAGGCCGACAGCACCACCGCGATCCGCTTCTCGGCGGGCGGCACGTGCCGCAGCCGCGCGTGCGCCACCGCGATCCCGGCCAGGCGGGCGCAGCGCTCGGGGTCGGCGACGTAGCGGGGCAGGCCGTCCCGGTCGATCTCCTTGAAGGAGAACGGCACGGTGATGATGCGGCCGTCGAACTCGGGGATGGCGATCTGGCTCGCCGAGTCCAGCGGTGTGACGCCGTCGTCGGACGCCTCCCAGGCGGCGCGCGGGCTCGTCAGGCACAGCCCCTGGAGGACCGGGACGTCCAGGGCGGCCATGCGCTCCACGTCCCAGGCCTCGTCGTCCCCGCCGGCGCCCGCCGTGGCGGGGGTGCTGCCGCCCGCGGCCAGGACGGTCACCACCAGCGCGTCGAACGCGCCCAGCGCCTCGTACAGGTCGTCGGGCGCCGAGCGCAGCGACCCGGCGAACACCGGCACGCCCACCGCCCGGCCGGTGGCGTCCACCGCGTCGGCCAGGTCGTGCGCGAACGCCGTGTTGCCGCCCGCCTCGTGGGCCCGGTAGTACAGGATGCCGATCCGGGGCAGGTCGGGGCTGGCGGGGAGGTCGCGCTCGGCGAAGCCCCACACCGGGATCTCCAGGGGAGGCTCGAACCCCTCGCCGGTCAGCAGGACGGTGTCCGACAGGAAGGCGTGCAGCCGGGCCAGGTTGGCGGGCCCGCCCTGGGCGAGGTAGCGGTGCGCGTCGGTGGCCACCCCGATCGGCACGGTGGAGTGCTCCATCAGCTCCGCGCTGGGCTGCTGCTCGCCGCCGAGCACGACCAGCGGGACGCCCCGCTCCCGGACGGCGGCCAGCCCCGGCCACAGGTCGTGCGGCGAGCCCAGCAGCCGCACCACGACCAGGCCGGCGCCCTCCACGGCCGCGGCGAGCTCGTCGTCGGAGGCGCGGGACGGGTTCGCCCACGTGTAGGCGGCGCCGCTCCCCCGCGCGGAGAGCAGGTCGGTGTCAGAGGTGGACAGCAGTGCGATCCGTACCGTCATGGCCGGATACCTCCCCAGGGGGTCGTGGGCTGTGGTTCGTCGGGACCGTCGGTGTTCGCGGAAGGAGGGCGTTCGGGCGGGGCGGCGTCCCGGGGGCCGCCCGGGGGCAGGGGGCCGTCCGGAGACCGGGGAGGGGCCGGGGTCCGGCGCAGGAACCGGACCACCGGGTGGCCGGGCCCCTCGTCGACCTCGGCGCGCACCCCGTACACCTCCCCGATGAGGGCGGGGGTGAGCACCTCGCCGGGCGTCCCCCCGGCGACCGCCCGGCCGCCGCGCAGCACGAGCAGCCGGTCGCAGTACATCGCGGCCAGGTTCAGGTCGTGCATGGCGATCACGGTGGTCACCGGAAGGCCGACGACCAGCTCCATCAGGTCCAGCTGGTACTGGATGTCGAGGTGGTTGGTCGGCTCGTCCAGCAGCAGCTCCCCGGGCTCCTGGGCCAGGGCGCGGGCGATCTGGGCGCGCTGGCGCTCGCCGCCCGACAGCGTCTGCCAGGACCGGTCGGCCAGGCCGGCGAGCCCGGTGGCCTCCAGCGCGGCCGCCACCGCCGCGGCGTCGGCGGCCGACGCGGGCGTCCAGGCGCGCCGGTGGGGGATGCGCCCCAGCGCCACCACGTCGCGGACCGTCAGCTCGGTCCGCGCCTCCGCGTGCTGCTCCACGACCGCCACCCGCCGCGCCGCCGCCCTGCGGGGCGTCCGGGCGAGCGGGCGGCCGTCCAGGACGACGACCCCGGAGGAGGGCGCCAGGACACCGGACAGCAGCCGCAGCAGGGTGGACTTGCCCGAGCCGTTCGGCCCCAGCAGCCCGACCGTCTCGCCGGGGCGCGGGGCCAGGCTGACCCCGTCCACGACCAGGCGCCCTCCCGCCGGGCGGCTCACCCGCTCGGCCCGCAGCCCGCGCTCCCGTTCCGGGGGCGCGGCCTTTGGGGGCGCTCCCGCCAGGGTGGTCCCGCGATCGGTCACAGCGCCCTCCTCGTCCGGTACAGCACGGCGACGAACGCCGGCACGCCGATGAGCGAGGTCACCACGCCCACCGGGATCTCCTGCGGGTCCAGCAGCGTGCGCGCCGCCGTGTCCACCCACACCAGGAAGACGGCGCCGGTCAGCGCGGCCACCGGCAGCAGCCGGGCGTGGCCGGCCCCGGTGAGCAGCCGGGTGACGTGCGGGAGGACCAGCCCCACGAACCCGATCGCCCCGGCGGCGCTGACCAGCGCGGCCGTGAGCAGCGCGGTGACGGTCAGCAGTACCAGGCGGGCCCGGGCCACCCGCACGCCCAGATGCGCGGCGGCCTCCTCCCCGAAGGCGAAGGCGTCCAGGGTGCCGGTGTTGGCCAGGCAGACCGCCAGCACGGCGGCCAGCACCAGCGAGCACAGGGCCACGTCGGACCACCCCGCGCCGGAGAGCGAGCCCAGCAGCCAGAACAGCACCCCGCGCGTGGTCTCGGCGTCCGCCGAGGTCAGCACCACGAACGAGGTCAGGGCCGAGAAGAGCTGCATCGCCGCGACCCCGGACAGGACGACGCGGTCCATGCCGCCGCCGAGGGTGTGGGACAGCAGCACCACCGTCCCGAAGGACAGCACCGCCCCGGCGAAGGCCCCCGCCGACAGCGACACCGCTCCGGCTCCCCAGCCCAGGACGATCACGAGCACGGCCCCGGTGGAGGCGCCGGAGGACACCCCCAGCACGAAGGGGTCCGCCAGGGGGTTACGCAGCAGCGACTGCATGACCGCCCCGCACAGCGCCAGCCCGGCCCCGCACACCGCGGCCAGCAGGGCGCGGGGCATGCGCAGGTTCCACACGATGCCGTCGCGCAGCACCGACAGGGGGCTCTGTCCGTGGCCGAGCCGGGCGAGCACGGAGCGCCCGACCTCGGCCACGGTGATGTCGGCCGGGCCGACGGTCACCGCCGCGGCGACCGACACGGCCACCGCCGACAGGCCCAGCGGGACGAGCAGCGCGAGGCGCGCGCCCCTCACTGCGCGAGCCCGAGTTCCCGCAGTCCGGCGGCGACCTGCTCCACACCCTCGACGGTGCGGATCGACGGGTTCATGGCCTGGCCGCTCAGCAGGATGTAGCGCTCCTCGCGCACCGCGGTGAGGTTCCGCGTGGCGGGGTGCCCCTCCAGGAAGTCGATCTTGGCGGCGGCGGTCTCGGCGGTCTGCGACTCGCGGGTCAGGTCGCCCAGCACGATGACGTCCGGGTCGCGGTCGGCGACGGTCTCCCAGTTGATCTGGGGCCACTCGTCGTGGGTGTCGTCGAAGGCGTTCTCTGCGCCGACCGCCCGGGTGATGGCGCCCGGGGCCCCGCAGCACCCGGCCAGGTAGGGGGACTCGGAGTTC is a window of Nocardiopsis changdeensis DNA encoding:
- a CDS encoding cobyric acid synthase; translated protein: MGGVLVAGTTSDAGKSVVTTGLCRAFARRGVRVAPYKAQNMSNNSMVCRGPDGRAAEIGRAQWVQALAARAEPEPAMNPVLLKPGGDRRSHVVLMGHPAGEVSSADWEAGRRHLAEAAHAAFDDLASRYDVVVAEGAGSPAETNLRAGDYVNMGLARHADLPAVVVGDIDRGGVFAALYGTVALLERADRDLVAGFVVNKFRGDPALLEPGLADLERRTGRRVYGVLPWDPGLWLDSEDALDLEGRRADGDRVRRVAVVRLPRISNFTDVDALGLEPDLDVVFASGPRDLSDADLVVLPGTRATLADLAWLRSRGLDRAVVEHARRGRPVLGICGGFQMLGTTVADPDGVEAPGGARAPGLGLLDVRTDFTADKTLGLPSGEAFGVPVSGYEIHHGTVTRGPGAEAFPGGARAGAVFGTLWHGALEGDAFREAFLAEALGHGASGVRFATARERRLDLLADLVEAHLDVDALLELALEGAPPGLPEPHPGGVR
- the cobF gene encoding precorrin-6A synthase (deacetylating) — translated: MRVRILGIGTGPRQLTGEAADALRGCDYAVAARKGDDDGLLALRRAVCAAYGVPLVEVPDPVRDRGSGDYKGAVAAWHEARVRAYERVLGERGGTAAFLVWGDPSLYDSTLRIVEAVAARGAVPVEYDVLPGISAPQLLAARHRIVLHGVGDPVHVTPARRLGEAVAAGHRDIVVMLSGRHGFDGLADWSVWWGANLGTETEELVAGRVGDVLPEIEEARLRARGKAGWVMDTALLRRPR
- the cobN gene encoding cobaltochelatase subunit CobN, which produces MTVRIALLSTSDTDLLSARGSGAAYTWANPSRASDDELAAAVEGAGLVVVRLLGSPHDLWPGLAAVRERGVPLVVLGGEQQPSAELMEHSTVPIGVATDAHRYLAQGGPANLARLHAFLSDTVLLTGEGFEPPLEIPVWGFAERDLPASPDLPRIGILYYRAHEAGGNTAFAHDLADAVDATGRAVGVPVFAGSLRSAPDDLYEALGAFDALVVTVLAAGGSTPATAGAGGDDEAWDVERMAALDVPVLQGLCLTSPRAAWEASDDGVTPLDSASQIAIPEFDGRIITVPFSFKEIDRDGLPRYVADPERCARLAGIAVAHARLRHVPPAEKRIAVVLSAYPTKHARIGNAVGLDTPRSLVRLLRRLREEGYDLGGPGDLPSLDLPDEVRAGDALVHALIAAGGQDEEWLTSGQLTDAHVRITAREYAEWTRDLPAELREAVAGAWGPAPGNLYVNDDGEIVLAALRAGNVVVLVQPPRGFGENPIAIYHDPELPPSHHYLAAYRWLEHGFGAHAVVHLGKHGSLEWLPGKNAALSAACATDAALGDLPLVYPFLVNDPGEGAQAKRRAHATVVDHLIPPMARAETYGDIARLEQLLDEHANIAAMDPAKLPAVRGEIWALMRAAEMHRDLGLADRPGDEEFDDFLLHVDGWLCEIKDTRIRDGLHVLGAAPEGATRVDLVLSVLRAAQVWGGVGGAVPGLRAALGLKEGAPTAEVDAVEAAARALVERMEAAGWDPAAVPGLHDDDRVRAVLEFAAAQVVPRLARTTDEMDHVLHALAGGFVPAGPSGSPLRGLVNVLPTGRNFYTVDPRAVPSRLAWQTGQAMAESLLRRHLEETGTYPESVGLSVWGTSAMRTSGDDVAEVLALLGVRPEWDEASRRVARLDVVPAEELGRPRIDVTVRISGFFRDAFPHVVAMMDDAVALVAGLDEPAELNFVRAHALADLESHGDLRRATTRIFGSAPGSYGAGILQVVESGNWRDDRDLAEVYTAWGGFAYGRGLDGVPAADDMRANYRRIKVAAKNVDSAEHDIADSDDYFQYHGGMIATVRALTGSDPRAYVGDSTSPDAVRTRTLSEETARVFRARVVNPRWIAAMRGHGYKGAFELAATVDYLFGFDATAGVVHDWMYERLAAEYVLDGTTQEFLRASNPWALHGIVERLHEAARRGLWAEPDPATLQALTEVYLEVEGDLEERAE
- a CDS encoding ABC transporter ATP-binding protein, which codes for MAGAPPKAAPPERERGLRAERVSRPAGGRLVVDGVSLAPRPGETVGLLGPNGSGKSTLLRLLSGVLAPSSGVVVLDGRPLARTPRRAAARRVAVVEQHAEARTELTVRDVVALGRIPHRRAWTPASAADAAAVAAALEATGLAGLADRSWQTLSGGERQRAQIARALAQEPGELLLDEPTNHLDIQYQLDLMELVVGLPVTTVIAMHDLNLAAMYCDRLLVLRGGRAVAGGTPGEVLTPALIGEVYGVRAEVDEGPGHPVVRFLRRTPAPPRSPDGPLPPGGPRDAAPPERPPSANTDGPDEPQPTTPWGGIRP
- a CDS encoding FecCD family ABC transporter permease → MRGARLALLVPLGLSAVAVSVAAAVTVGPADITVAEVGRSVLARLGHGQSPLSVLRDGIVWNLRMPRALLAAVCGAGLALCGAVMQSLLRNPLADPFVLGVSSGASTGAVLVIVLGWGAGAVSLSAGAFAGAVLSFGTVVLLSHTLGGGMDRVVLSGVAAMQLFSALTSFVVLTSADAETTRGVLFWLLGSLSGAGWSDVALCSLVLAAVLAVCLANTGTLDAFAFGEEAAAHLGVRVARARLVLLTVTALLTAALVSAAGAIGFVGLVLPHVTRLLTGAGHARLLPVAALTGAVFLVWVDTAARTLLDPQEIPVGVVTSLIGVPAFVAVLYRTRRAL